The Natribaculum luteum genome contains the following window.
GGCGTGATCGACGGCATCGCCGACCTCGGCCGGGAGCTTGGGGTTACCTACGAGACGAACCGGCCGGCGACGGCGATCAAGGGACGCGAGGGGGCGTTCAAAATCGAGACGCCCGACGGCCCGCTCACGGCCGATCTCGTGGTGAGCAACGCCGACTACGCCCACACCGAGCAGGACCTGCTCTCGCCCGAACGACGCGGGTACGACGCCGACTACTGGGAGTCGCGTACGTACGCGCCCTCCGCGTTCCTGCTCTACCTCGGCGTCTCCGGTGACGTGCCGGAACTCGCCCACCACACCCTCGTCCTCCCGACGGACTGGGAGGAACACTTCGATCAGATCTTCGAGGACCCACAGTGGCCGGACGATCCGGCCTACTACTGCTGTGTCCCCTCCGAGACCGACGACACCGTCGCACCCGCGGGCCACAGCAACCTGTTCGTCCTCGTCCCGATCGCACCCGGCCTCGAGGACACGCCCGAACGTCGCAGCCGGTACCGCGACCAGATCCTCGAGGACGTCGCCGAACACACGGGGACCGACCTGCGCGATCGGATCGTCTTCGAGGAGAGTTTCTGCGTCGAGGACTTCGCCGACCGGTACAACAGTTTCAAGGGGACGGCTCTGGGAATGGCACACACGCTTCGACAGACCGCCCTGTTTCGCCCGCCCCACCGTTCGAAGGAGGTCGACGGCCTCTACTTCGCCGGCTCGTACACCACACCGGGCATCGGCGTTCCGATGTGTCTCATCAGCGGCGAACTGACCGCGGAGAAGGTGTTCGAAGATCACGGATGATCGTCCGAGGTGCGTGAGTGTGACCGACAACCGAACCGCTCGAGCGGACGCCGGGACCGTCGACAGGCTCTCGTACCTGCTGACGCTCTCGCGACCACGATTCTGGCTCTACCTCGCGGGGCCGGTGCTCGTGGGCGTCGCCTACGCGGCCGATTCGGTCGGCGACCTGTTCGCGCCCGCCGCGGTCGTCCTGTTCGTGTACTTCCTCTTGCCGGCGAACGTCTTCCTGTACGGCATCAACGACGTCTACGACCGGGAGATCGACGCCGAGAACCCCAAGAAGGAAGGGCGAGAAGCACGCTACGAGGGACAGTCGTTCGTCCCCGTCGCTGTCGGGCTTGCCGCCACGATTCCCCTCGCGTTCTTTCCGATCGTCCCCGCCGAGGCGTGGCCGTGGCTCGCGGCGTTTCTCGTCCTCGGCGCGGCCTACAGCGCGCCGCCGCTACGACTCAAGACGACGCCCCCGCTGGACTCGATCTCCAACGGGCTGTACGTGACGCCCGGCGCGGCCGCCTACGCCGCCGTCGCCGGAACGCAGCCACCGGCGCTCGCCGTCGCGGGCGGATGGCTCTGGGCGATGGGGATGCACACCTTCTCCGCGATTCCGGACGTCGTGCCGGATCGCGAGGCGGGGATCCGGACCACCGCGACCGTCCTCGGCCCACGACGGACGTACGCCTACTGTGCGGCCTGCTGGCTCGCCACTGCGGGCGCGTTCGCCGCGCTGGATGTTCGGCTCGGGGCACTCATGCTCGTCTACCCCGCGCTCGTCGCCGGCGTCGCGACCTCGAGTATCGCCGTCTCCCGTGCCTACTGGTGGTTCCCCGCGATCAACACCGTCGTCGGCGCGGCGCTGACGATGGGCGGCCTCTGGAGGGTACTGTATGGGTGACGTGGCGACGGCGGCCCGCGAACTGACGCGAACGGACGTCGAGCGACGGCTCGAGACGGCGATCCGGGACAACCGGTTTACGATCGCCGTCGTCTTCCCCGTCGTCGGCGCGACGCTGCTCGTCGCGAGCGCCGAGGGCCTGCTCCCGGAACCGCTCTCGTACAATCCGCTGTTGATCCTGTTCGGGACGCTCGTGATGCGCTCGCCGTTGGTCGTCGGACTCCTCCCGCGGATCGGACGGTGGGCGGTCGGCTGTCTCGGCGTTCTCGTCGTCTACACGTACCTGATCGAGGCGGTCGGCGTCGACACGGGCTGGCCCTACGGCGCGTTCGAGTACACGATCCAGCTCGGGCCGATGCTGTTCGGCGAGATCCCGCTTGCGTTGCCGCTGTTTTTCGTCCCGCTGGTGCTCAACGCCTACCTGCTGACGCTGCTGGTGCTTCGCGGGTTAGCCGACAACGTCGCCGCACGGCTGGGAACCGCCATCGCCACCGTCGTCGCGATCGACCTCGTGCTCGATCCCGCGGCCGTCGCGATCGGCTTCTGGGCGTACCTCCCGCCGGGCGCGTACTACGGCGTGCCGGCGTCGAACTACGTCGGCTGGCTCGTCTCGGGGACCGTCGCCGTCGTCCTCGTCGACCTCGCGTTCGACCGGACGGCCCTGCTCGAGCGCGTCCACTCCTGCGAGTTCGTCCTCGACGATCTGGTGAGTTTCGTCCTGCTATGGGGGACGATCAACGTCCTCTACGGCAACTGGATCGCGGCGGCGATCGCCGGCGCGTTCTGCGTCGGATTGCTCGGGACGGGTCGGTACGACCGGGAGATGCTCCGGACCGTCGTGCCGTCCGTGGCGAGCCGGTAGAAACGTTATCGCGTCGGGACGCGCTCGCCGGGTCCCGGTCCAGGGTGGCCGGTCTCGAGGGCGGGCACCGCGGAGACGCGCTGGAACACCGCCTCGGGGTCGCGGTTCCAGTGCCAGTGCCAGCGGGTCTTCGCGACACACCACAGCTTCCGCGTCGTCGACAGCGACGGCTCCTCGGTGAGCACGTCGTAGCCCTGTGCCCGGATCAGGCGGTGGTGTTCGGCGTAGAGGACGGCGGCGAGCAACACCGGGAGCTGACAGTCCTCGGGAAGGTAGCGAATGCCGGCGACGCCCTCCCGATAGAGGTCCTCCGTGCGCCTGAGTTCGTCGGCCATCGCCCTCGCGAACGATTCGGACATCTCGAGGTTCTCGATCTGTTCCTCGGCGACGCCGTGGCTCCGCAGGGTCTCCCGTGGAATGTAGATCCGGTCGCGGTCGACGACGTCCTCGCGGACGTCCCGCAGGAAGTTCGTCATCTGGAAGGCCTCGCCGAGTTTGACGGCGTGAGGAAGCGCCGTCTCCGGATCGTCGGGTTCCATGATCGCGGTCATCATCACGCCGACGGCGGCGGCCGACCCGCGCATGTACGCCTCGAGGTCCTCGTAGGTCTCGTAGCGGTTCGTGTCGATGTCGGTCTTCATCGCGTCGACGAACTCGTCGACTTCCTCGTCTGCGATGCCGTAGCGCTCCCGGAGGTCCTGGAACGCGACGAGGACCGGATCGTCGGGGTCGACCCCGCCGAGTGCCTGTGCCCGAAGCTCCTCGAGGCGGGCGGCCTGCTCGTCGGGCGGGACGTCGGCTGCGTCGTCGACGACCTCGTCGGCGATGCGAAAGAACGCGTACAGCACGTGCGTCGCGTGCCGAACGCGCCGCGGGAGGAATCGCGTCGCGAGGTAGAACGTCTTCCCGGTGCGCTTCTGTATCTCCTTCCCAGCCTCGATGTGTTCCTGTTGCATTCTCACTTTTTTCCAGTCCAGCCTGGCAACGATACGATAAGTAGTGTTCGACAGATGAGTACAAAAGAGCTAGCCCTCACCAGGCAGGTTTTCGCGAGACGGCGGGTAGAAAGGAAAGAATATCTCGGATCGACGAACAGTCCGTCGAACGGCTACTCCTGACGACGGTGAACGGTCATCGGAATCTCGTGTTTCGGCCGTGCGGTGATCGTCGCCATCAGGTCGAGGTCGGTTCCAGGCACGAGTTCGAGGTGGTACTGCTGGTAGAGAGTCGCGAGGATGAGTCGCGCCTCGAGCATCGCAAAGCGGTCGCCGATACAGCGGCGGGGGCCGGCCGCGAAGGGGAAGTACGCGAGTTTCGGGATCGACGACTCGAGGTCGTCGTCCCATCGTTCGGGGCGGAAC
Protein-coding sequences here:
- a CDS encoding phytoene desaturase family protein; protein product: MESLDGASIVVIGSGVGGLSTACYLADAGADVHVIEKNEQLGGRASTLEAEGFRFDMGPSWYLMPDVFERFFGDFDRTPSDYYELTHLDPHYRIFFKDGDEVDVTADLERTKRIFESYEEGAGEALERYLSKSRENYEVGMKHFVYEDRERLRDYLDLDVARQARGLSLLGSMQDHVENYFEHPKLQQIMQYTLVFLGGSPKNTPALYNLMSHVDFNLGVWYPEGGLGGVIDGIADLGRELGVTYETNRPATAIKGREGAFKIETPDGPLTADLVVSNADYAHTEQDLLSPERRGYDADYWESRTYAPSAFLLYLGVSGDVPELAHHTLVLPTDWEEHFDQIFEDPQWPDDPAYYCCVPSETDDTVAPAGHSNLFVLVPIAPGLEDTPERRSRYRDQILEDVAEHTGTDLRDRIVFEESFCVEDFADRYNSFKGTALGMAHTLRQTALFRPPHRSKEVDGLYFAGSYTTPGIGVPMCLISGELTAEKVFEDHG
- a CDS encoding prenyltransferase; this translates as MTDNRTARADAGTVDRLSYLLTLSRPRFWLYLAGPVLVGVAYAADSVGDLFAPAAVVLFVYFLLPANVFLYGINDVYDREIDAENPKKEGREARYEGQSFVPVAVGLAATIPLAFFPIVPAEAWPWLAAFLVLGAAYSAPPLRLKTTPPLDSISNGLYVTPGAAAYAAVAGTQPPALAVAGGWLWAMGMHTFSAIPDVVPDREAGIRTTATVLGPRRTYAYCAACWLATAGAFAALDVRLGALMLVYPALVAGVATSSIAVSRAYWWFPAINTVVGAALTMGGLWRVLYG
- the cruF gene encoding bisanhydrobacterioruberin hydratase; this encodes MGDVATAARELTRTDVERRLETAIRDNRFTIAVVFPVVGATLLVASAEGLLPEPLSYNPLLILFGTLVMRSPLVVGLLPRIGRWAVGCLGVLVVYTYLIEAVGVDTGWPYGAFEYTIQLGPMLFGEIPLALPLFFVPLVLNAYLLTLLVLRGLADNVAARLGTAIATVVAIDLVLDPAAVAIGFWAYLPPGAYYGVPASNYVGWLVSGTVAVVLVDLAFDRTALLERVHSCEFVLDDLVSFVLLWGTINVLYGNWIAAAIAGAFCVGLLGTGRYDREMLRTVVPSVASR
- a CDS encoding phytoene/squalene synthase family protein, whose product is MQQEHIEAGKEIQKRTGKTFYLATRFLPRRVRHATHVLYAFFRIADEVVDDAADVPPDEQAARLEELRAQALGGVDPDDPVLVAFQDLRERYGIADEEVDEFVDAMKTDIDTNRYETYEDLEAYMRGSAAAVGVMMTAIMEPDDPETALPHAVKLGEAFQMTNFLRDVREDVVDRDRIYIPRETLRSHGVAEEQIENLEMSESFARAMADELRRTEDLYREGVAGIRYLPEDCQLPVLLAAVLYAEHHRLIRAQGYDVLTEEPSLSTTRKLWCVAKTRWHWHWNRDPEAVFQRVSAVPALETGHPGPGPGERVPTR